Proteins encoded within one genomic window of Lysinibacillus sphaericus:
- a CDS encoding molecular chaperone has translation MNKYSYKLYANNRYTEKKYMTFTRVELMEMTTFQLRNICYKEKLVTGLMNTLTRDQLIETILRYRGAEETLLIKERKDGGFERVEAAMQTYLKTPLSDNGEIKIPAKMSLYNGMKIDKPDQYLVETGGFLTESNVLLVNEQLELCGLLNLRKDDQYPNRYFLAADQAIGIRQTKNKNYSFIFLRKQDSEYMYKTYYQEHPLPPTNLHYYKVPIPDLEIKELETTTAILAIDFGTTNTTAGVYLDSDYVSSPCSHDLLNKRIHLNTINFVAFPDSLHQNEWIEVVPTVMSVADCSNPDQINYHVGYDALKMMKKNSYTSLATKFQGIKRWVSNYTKLEEVMDANGNTAIVPRSQIIREFLLYIIRMAEHQFKCRFKHLHISSPVKLKTQFLDMFHAILPEYQIETEHALDEGMAVLYNTIANQIENNSFMDGKKYKALVIDCGGGTTDLSSCQFAIEDGHISYKIDIHTTYENGDTNFGGNNITYRIFQFMKIVFSNYYSRGTSVYDIDTFIDIPGKDIYRYVDDYGVEAVYEQFEKAFREAEDIIPTRFKEYENRTRDEYLRVRNNYYFLWEMAEEMKKEFFRKTGILRSRFYSEKDLQQESDLNVTAVDRWCLSLVENNQFKDVYDYPNVFFNIKEINHLIKADIYDIVREFLEEFYENGQLSEYSIIKLTGQSCKIDAFREALKEFVPGRSIEFRQKADNVGKVPELKLSCLRGALRYLNAKKIGMIETNVTNHAPVVPYAVSAFTHNRQEKLLISSLERLNQIHGSISRPWGVTEVEFFLTGSDNQTPYKYIYINRKEDFTPTLYENIAAQYQDKIPQDETDSITNGEVKFFVFAAEDHWGFHVVPVARREEQLFVGNKAFFAFETELSELDFFDGLK, from the coding sequence ATGAATAAATATTCGTATAAGCTGTATGCGAATAATCGTTACACAGAAAAGAAGTATATGACATTTACACGGGTTGAGTTAATGGAGATGACAACTTTCCAACTTCGAAATATTTGCTACAAGGAAAAGTTGGTTACAGGTCTTATGAATACTCTTACAAGAGATCAACTCATCGAAACGATATTGCGTTATCGTGGTGCTGAAGAAACCCTTCTTATAAAAGAGCGGAAAGATGGGGGTTTTGAACGAGTTGAAGCAGCGATGCAAACATATTTAAAGACGCCTCTTTCTGATAATGGAGAAATTAAAATTCCTGCAAAGATGAGTTTATATAATGGCATGAAAATCGATAAGCCTGATCAGTATCTCGTAGAAACAGGTGGATTTCTTACAGAGTCCAATGTGTTGCTAGTGAATGAGCAGCTTGAGCTATGTGGTCTTCTGAATTTACGCAAGGATGACCAATATCCAAATCGTTATTTTCTAGCTGCAGATCAAGCAATTGGCATTAGACAAACGAAAAACAAAAATTACAGCTTTATTTTTTTAAGAAAACAAGATTCAGAGTATATGTACAAAACGTATTATCAAGAACATCCGCTACCACCTACTAATCTCCATTATTATAAGGTACCTATACCAGATTTAGAAATTAAAGAACTTGAAACAACTACAGCTATTCTTGCAATCGACTTTGGAACGACTAATACGACGGCAGGAGTCTATTTAGATAGTGATTATGTGTCCTCGCCATGTAGTCACGATTTGCTCAATAAAAGAATTCACTTAAATACCATAAACTTTGTTGCTTTTCCTGATTCTCTCCATCAAAACGAATGGATTGAAGTAGTACCGACTGTGATGAGTGTGGCAGATTGTTCGAATCCAGATCAAATAAACTATCATGTCGGTTATGATGCTTTAAAGATGATGAAAAAAAATAGCTATACCTCTCTTGCCACAAAGTTTCAAGGAATTAAACGATGGGTTAGTAATTATACAAAATTAGAAGAAGTAATGGATGCAAACGGCAATACAGCCATTGTTCCTCGTAGTCAAATTATAAGGGAATTTTTGTTATATATAATACGCATGGCGGAGCATCAATTTAAATGTCGCTTTAAGCATTTGCATATTTCCAGTCCAGTGAAACTAAAGACACAATTTTTAGATATGTTCCACGCCATATTGCCAGAATATCAAATTGAAACTGAGCATGCACTCGATGAAGGAATGGCCGTACTCTATAATACAATTGCTAATCAAATCGAGAATAATAGCTTTATGGATGGAAAAAAGTATAAAGCACTCGTAATTGATTGTGGAGGTGGTACGACCGATTTATCGTCTTGTCAATTTGCAATAGAGGATGGACATATTTCTTATAAAATTGATATCCATACAACGTACGAAAATGGAGATACAAATTTTGGCGGTAATAATATTACCTATCGAATTTTTCAATTTATGAAAATTGTCTTTAGCAATTATTATAGTCGTGGCACAAGCGTCTACGATATTGATACTTTCATTGATATACCTGGCAAGGATATCTATCGCTATGTCGACGATTATGGTGTGGAAGCGGTCTATGAACAATTTGAAAAGGCCTTTCGTGAAGCAGAAGACATTATTCCTACACGTTTTAAAGAATATGAAAATCGTACGCGTGATGAGTATTTGCGCGTGCGCAATAATTATTATTTTTTATGGGAAATGGCTGAGGAAATGAAGAAGGAGTTTTTCCGAAAAACAGGCATTTTACGAAGTCGTTTTTATTCGGAAAAAGATTTACAGCAGGAGAGCGATTTGAACGTAACTGCTGTTGACCGATGGTGTCTATCTTTAGTAGAAAACAATCAATTCAAAGATGTGTATGATTATCCGAACGTATTTTTTAATATTAAGGAAATTAACCATCTTATTAAGGCTGATATATATGATATTGTACGAGAGTTTTTGGAAGAGTTTTATGAAAATGGACAACTTAGCGAATATTCAATTATTAAGTTAACAGGCCAATCGTGTAAAATTGATGCTTTTCGTGAGGCATTAAAGGAATTTGTACCTGGACGAAGTATTGAATTTAGGCAAAAGGCTGACAACGTCGGGAAAGTACCTGAACTAAAATTATCTTGTTTAAGAGGCGCACTGCGTTACTTAAATGCCAAAAAGATAGGCATGATTGAAACGAATGTCACGAACCATGCGCCTGTTGTGCCTTATGCTGTTAGTGCTTTTACACATAACCGCCAAGAAAAATTACTGATAAGCAGTTTAGAACGACTGAACCAAATTCATGGCAGCATTTCTCGACCTTGGGGTGTGACGGAAGTTGAATTCTTCCTAACGGGTAGCGATAACCAAACGCCATATAAATATATTTATATAAACCGTAAAGAAGACTTTACGCCGACTCTATATGAAAATATCGCAGCGCAATATCAAGATAAAATTCCACAAGATGAGACGGATTCCATTACAAATGGCGAAGTGAAGTTCTTTGTATTTGCCGCAGAAGATCACTGGGGTTTCCATGTCGTTCCTGTAGCGAGAAGAGAAGAACAACTTTTTGTTGGCAATAAAGCATTCTTTGCGTTTGAAACGGAGTTATCCGAATTAGATTTCTTCGACGGCTTAAAGTAA
- a CDS encoding DUF4280 domain-containing protein, translated as MAQVVENLETEGSEQEQFSYVVHGAIISCEHGSHLNYLNLPQDHGVYIKGKAVLNVGDRKPDNIPTFGVCLKLKKPCTPACSIDWMEGMENVNIEGKQALLSRCHTQCSAGGGKIDIVHDGQEELTIPKQGF; from the coding sequence ATGGCTCAAGTTGTAGAAAATTTGGAGACAGAAGGTTCAGAACAAGAGCAATTTAGTTATGTGGTTCATGGAGCAATTATTTCTTGTGAGCATGGTAGTCATCTAAATTATTTAAATTTACCGCAGGATCATGGCGTTTATATTAAAGGGAAAGCCGTATTGAATGTGGGCGATCGTAAACCTGACAACATCCCAACCTTTGGCGTGTGCCTGAAATTAAAAAAACCATGTACGCCTGCATGCTCCATCGACTGGATGGAAGGAATGGAAAATGTCAATATCGAGGGCAAGCAAGCGTTATTGTCCCGATGTCATACGCAATGCTCAGCAGGTGGAGGAAAAATTGATATTGTGCATGATGGACAAGAGGAATTAACAATACCGAAACAAGGCTTTTAA
- a CDS encoding pentapeptide repeat-containing protein — MKREEALQHFIDECVVVHVNRLQAIVDRQFRQDKDVLLQPIIHAFEQLFANISRQQQQGKLAPVAFIHLSLLRTSLLENKFTYLLEVYGETWYFDWVECTAKYEAHWLSEAMRDLQNTLEKERKSYISIQTTDVRVILQQTVIQFHQYIVQLLRYLFRYHQESVPTINFQRATCLRFRAGEYKGFSEDIALIDERQQVEKDILLSLEKKEANQSYTFENFSNLSLMQQDLSHMNFSYANFQDSNLAEASLHRSVCIGTNFIGCQLANVDFSYAMIQDADFRNANLAGVNFRHAQGKTLKFPNNEVPCYLGTDFSNANLQQAKFEFAQMAGANFTGANLKGATFFQRDQAKYQFSQAQIKDIHWI, encoded by the coding sequence ATGAAACGAGAAGAAGCCTTACAGCATTTTATAGATGAATGTGTGGTAGTCCATGTCAACCGGTTACAAGCAATAGTCGATCGACAGTTTCGTCAAGACAAGGATGTTTTACTTCAACCAATCATTCACGCATTTGAACAACTATTTGCGAATATTAGCAGACAGCAACAGCAGGGTAAGTTAGCCCCAGTTGCTTTTATTCATCTATCGTTGCTACGAACATCTTTACTAGAAAACAAGTTTACGTATTTGCTGGAAGTATATGGGGAAACATGGTATTTCGATTGGGTAGAATGCACAGCAAAATATGAAGCACATTGGCTTAGTGAAGCGATGAGGGATTTACAAAATACGCTAGAAAAAGAAAGAAAGTCATATATTAGCATTCAAACAACGGACGTTCGAGTCATTCTGCAGCAGACCGTTATACAGTTTCATCAATATATTGTCCAATTGCTACGTTATCTCTTTCGCTATCACCAAGAAAGCGTCCCTACAATCAATTTTCAACGCGCGACATGCTTGCGTTTCCGAGCTGGCGAATATAAAGGGTTTAGTGAAGATATTGCACTGATTGACGAACGGCAACAAGTGGAAAAAGATATCCTGTTATCGTTAGAGAAGAAAGAGGCGAACCAATCGTATACGTTTGAAAACTTTTCAAACCTATCATTAATGCAACAAGATTTGAGCCATATGAACTTTTCCTATGCCAATTTCCAAGACAGTAATTTAGCAGAGGCTTCATTGCATCGAAGTGTTTGCATCGGTACAAATTTTATTGGTTGTCAATTAGCGAATGTTGATTTTTCGTATGCAATGATTCAAGATGCAGATTTTCGAAATGCTAATTTAGCTGGTGTTAATTTTAGACATGCACAAGGAAAAACATTGAAGTTTCCTAATAATGAAGTTCCTTGCTACCTTGGTACGGATTTCAGCAATGCGAATTTGCAACAGGCAAAATTTGAATTTGCACAAATGGCAGGTGCTAATTTTACGGGTGCTAATTTAAAGGGCGCCACTTTTTTTCAACGAGATCAAGCGAAGTATCAATTTAGCCAAGCCCAGATAAAAGACATTCATTGGATTTGA
- a CDS encoding phage baseplate assembly protein V, with the protein MERVNKETAMTYKDLIVMPYNIRVSEIEITQQMNEHAVLHLTGIIPDELEDSYVYMTDAETAIEVLQIGSNGQSPIFNGLALDVQVKSVLGTYYLEVKAVSHTYVLDVKKKNQTYQHAKMPYTELINACIADQPGADFMDHVTKGASIGSFTMQYLETDWEFLKRMASRFHTGLVPDTIHSAPKFYFGVPFQAGAVQKIDAINYRVKKAIGNFLISSKNHLDSITDSDYMYYEVESTQLFKIGNEVTFQAKKLYVYKIVSKLKNGLLKHIYTLTPKNGFSVHTTYNQAIIGASIQGKVIDVAGDKIRIHVDFDEGQEKSTAYWFPYSTIYASEDNTGWYFMPELSDNVRIYFPSNREDEGIAISSVTKAPPQSGAMLAATNPTSQGGGGGAAPPEDSRQDPVRMADPDVKTLRTKHGKQILLAPDRIVISGGGLMISLMDDNGISIISDKNINLKATDKVVINAKQIMINANEKIEMTCKENSIKMEDKMEIKGTEVRAN; encoded by the coding sequence ATGGAGCGAGTTAACAAGGAAACAGCAATGACGTATAAAGATTTAATTGTGATGCCCTATAATATCCGCGTCAGCGAAATCGAAATCACACAACAAATGAATGAACATGCGGTATTACATTTAACAGGCATTATACCAGATGAACTTGAAGACTCCTACGTTTACATGACTGACGCTGAAACAGCTATCGAAGTATTGCAAATCGGCAGTAATGGCCAATCGCCTATTTTTAATGGATTAGCATTAGATGTACAAGTGAAATCGGTGCTGGGTACGTATTATTTGGAGGTGAAGGCAGTTTCACATACGTATGTATTAGATGTGAAGAAAAAAAACCAAACGTACCAACATGCTAAGATGCCATATACAGAATTAATCAATGCATGTATTGCCGACCAACCAGGTGCCGACTTTATGGATCATGTCACAAAGGGTGCTAGTATTGGTAGCTTTACAATGCAATATTTAGAGACAGACTGGGAGTTTCTAAAACGTATGGCTTCTAGATTTCATACGGGCTTAGTGCCAGACACAATTCATAGTGCACCAAAATTTTACTTCGGCGTACCATTTCAAGCAGGTGCTGTACAGAAAATAGATGCAATTAATTACCGTGTGAAAAAGGCAATTGGTAACTTCCTTATTTCTAGTAAAAATCATCTCGACAGCATTACGGACAGTGACTATATGTATTATGAAGTAGAATCGACCCAACTATTCAAAATCGGCAACGAAGTCACGTTCCAAGCCAAAAAACTATATGTTTATAAAATCGTATCGAAGCTTAAAAATGGCTTATTGAAGCATATTTATACGCTTACACCAAAGAATGGTTTCAGTGTTCACACGACGTATAATCAAGCAATCATCGGCGCGTCTATTCAAGGAAAAGTCATTGATGTGGCAGGAGATAAAATCCGCATTCATGTCGATTTTGACGAGGGGCAAGAAAAGAGTACAGCCTATTGGTTCCCATATTCAACAATCTATGCGTCAGAAGATAATACAGGGTGGTATTTTATGCCAGAGTTATCTGACAATGTGAGAATCTATTTCCCAAGCAACCGTGAGGATGAGGGGATTGCCATTAGCTCCGTGACCAAAGCACCACCACAATCGGGTGCTATGTTAGCAGCAACGAATCCGACCAGTCAAGGTGGGGGCGGTGGTGCTGCACCTCCAGAGGATAGCCGCCAAGACCCAGTACGTATGGCTGATCCAGATGTAAAAACACTTAGAACGAAGCATGGTAAACAAATTCTACTAGCTCCTGATCGTATTGTCATTTCTGGTGGTGGATTAATGATTTCGTTAATGGATGATAATGGTATTTCTATTATTAGTGATAAAAACATTAACTTAAAAGCAACAGACAAAGTCGTTATTAATGCCAAGCAGATTATGATCAATGCCAATGAAAAAATTGAGATGACATGTAAAGAGAACTCAATCAAGATGGAGGACAAAATGGAGATTAAAGGAACAGAAGTACGAGCAAATTAG